Within Vicia villosa cultivar HV-30 ecotype Madison, WI linkage group LG1, Vvil1.0, whole genome shotgun sequence, the genomic segment TTGTAACGATGGTCCACAACATCCATACGCTGCAACCTCATTTCTTGATAAAAATGAGCGATAAACTCATCAGCTTTTGCATCAATCATGTCATCACCATCATCCCCATAATTCTCACTACCCCTATTCACAATCTCTTCCTCTTTCTCCTCCTCAACCATTTCATTAAGTCCCACCGCCGAAGCGTATCGGCTACTAGCCGCCGATGCGTGTCGGCTACTCGCTGGAGACGGCGAATACGCAAGATGAAACCTATCCTCCTCCCCTTCATGATCATTAGCAGTTTCAACTACCACTTTCACATGTTTAAGATTACTCTGACCGTTGAGAATTTGCGGTGGAGATTTATTGCTTTGAAGATGCATAGGTCTCATGGACCCAACAAGCTTCCTCCATATGCTTCTCGACTCGTCGTCAACCGGGAGAATCGCTTTCGATGATTTACGAGAATGCCCTCGCATCATGAAGAGTGCAACCTTAAAGAAATTCTTTGATCGTTTGTTCTTGATGATGGCTTTTGGTTGAGGTTTTTCATCAAGGGTTGTGTTTGGATTAAAGTTAATGATTGCGTTTTCAACCTTTGTCTCCATTGAAATGAGTGTTAAAGG encodes:
- the LOC131615142 gene encoding uncharacterized protein LOC131615142 → METKVENAIINFNPNTTLDEKPQPKAIIKNKRSKNFFKVALFMMRGHSRKSSKAILPVDDESRSIWRKLVGSMRPMHLQSNKSPPQILNGQSNLKHVKVVVETANDHEGEEDRFHLAYSPSPASSRHASAASSRYASAVGLNEMVEEEKEEEIVNRGSENYGDDGDDMIDAKADEFIAHFYQEMRLQRMDVVDHRYNELSMRSLGL